A genomic segment from Myxococcales bacterium encodes:
- a CDS encoding glutaredoxin, with translation MESERALLDPTHVHPAIREKVATHQRAIVQEVKDAAAKHDVLVVGMSQNPHPRRAKRLLAEKNVPFHYLEYGSYLSDWRRRTALKMWSGWPTFPMIFVKGTLIGGADDLARLIESGELSKLLA, from the coding sequence ATGGAAAGCGAACGCGCCCTGCTCGACCCGACTCACGTTCACCCGGCCATTCGCGAAAAAGTCGCGACGCACCAGCGAGCGATTGTGCAGGAAGTGAAAGACGCGGCCGCGAAGCACGACGTGCTCGTCGTCGGCATGTCGCAAAATCCGCACCCTCGCCGCGCGAAGAGGCTCCTCGCCGAGAAGAACGTTCCCTTCCACTACCTCGAATACGGCAGCTACCTGAGCGACTGGCGGAGGCGCACGGCGCTCAAGATGTGGAGCGGCTGGCCCACATTCCCGATGATCTTCGTCAAAGGGACGTTGATCGGCGGCGCCGACGATCTGGCGAGGCTCATCGAATCGGGCGAGCTGTCGAAGCTCCTCGCGTAG
- a CDS encoding endonuclease/exonuclease/phosphatase family protein, with protein MATTAFTVATYNVLDLFPPGPEGGAAAHHEKKLETLAAKIASLGADVLGLEEVGSNAVLEELVRRIPGPPYRIVFGTPDARGIGCALLSRLPLVASAVHTTDELPFPVFVEGDPHPFHGRMPLRRGVVQGTVDVPGVGPVDVFVVHFKSGRPAPKKTAAGELLDSSDAQSFEAMESAVRSVVMRAAEALFVRRLVDDVFRKNPGARVAVLGDFNDVPHSLGVRVVSGRGATELFDATASIPHDRRHSHVHFGQKRAIDHVLVSARLRGIITAARVYNDDLRDHDALRAAGHGPFHDSDHAPVTVTLQSS; from the coding sequence ATGGCGACCACGGCGTTCACCGTTGCGACGTACAACGTACTGGACCTGTTCCCGCCGGGGCCCGAGGGCGGGGCCGCGGCGCACCACGAGAAGAAGCTCGAGACGCTCGCGGCGAAGATTGCGTCGCTCGGCGCCGACGTCCTCGGTCTCGAGGAGGTCGGCTCGAACGCCGTCCTCGAAGAGCTCGTGCGGCGTATTCCCGGTCCGCCCTATCGCATCGTCTTCGGCACCCCCGACGCGCGCGGCATCGGCTGCGCGTTGCTCTCCCGCCTTCCCCTTGTCGCGAGCGCGGTGCACACCACCGACGAGTTGCCGTTCCCAGTCTTCGTGGAGGGCGATCCCCACCCGTTCCACGGGCGCATGCCGCTCCGGCGCGGCGTCGTTCAAGGCACCGTCGACGTGCCCGGCGTTGGCCCCGTCGATGTCTTCGTCGTTCACTTCAAGTCAGGAAGACCGGCGCCGAAGAAGACCGCCGCCGGCGAACTCTTGGACTCCAGCGATGCCCAATCGTTCGAGGCGATGGAGAGCGCCGTGCGCAGCGTCGTCATGCGCGCGGCCGAGGCCCTCTTCGTCCGCCGTCTCGTCGACGACGTGTTTCGCAAGAACCCCGGCGCCCGCGTCGCCGTCTTGGGTGACTTCAACGACGTGCCGCACTCGCTCGGTGTCCGCGTCGTGTCGGGTCGAGGCGCAACGGAGCTCTTCGATGCGACGGCATCGATCCCCCACGACCGAAGGCACTCGCACGTTCATTTCGGCCAAAAGCGCGCCATTGATCACGTGCTCGTCAGCGCCCGCCTTCGCGGCATCATCACCGCGGCCCGCGTGTACAACGACGACCTGCGGGATCACGACGCCCTCCGCGCCGCCGGGCACGGGCCCTTTCACGACTCCGATCACGCGCCGGTGACGGTCACCTTGCAGTCTTCCTGA
- a CDS encoding NAD(P)-binding domain-containing protein, whose protein sequence is MYSRPVGIVGGGAWGLALAAAAARTGTATVLFSRRSQSAANAPLPAGVVGVDSMSEVGRAARLVVLAVPSRVIRAVARELGGDLDGRHLLVHAVRGLEPTTLAPLSHVLRQETPTRRIGALGGPVLEAELRLGRPSVMVAGSLYPEVTEAVSSAFGGPVVRVYATNDLTGVELASALMGCLAVGVGYAQQLGLSAGIMATLITRGVEEAARIAAAAGARERTLLGLAGTGDLLASIGQEERPEVVFGRSLAEGRSVDAARGDAKAFIEAEALIPKVAAWAEERQLACPIFQGLAERLRTPVPAEVLVQKLMGSPRATLA, encoded by the coding sequence GTGTACAGTCGACCGGTAGGCATCGTGGGAGGCGGCGCGTGGGGCCTCGCGCTGGCGGCGGCGGCCGCCCGTACCGGCACCGCCACGGTCCTCTTTTCGCGACGTTCACAGAGCGCCGCCAACGCGCCGCTGCCGGCCGGGGTCGTTGGCGTCGATTCGATGAGCGAGGTCGGACGCGCAGCGCGTCTCGTCGTGCTCGCCGTTCCATCGCGGGTCATTCGCGCCGTAGCCCGCGAGCTGGGCGGTGATCTCGACGGCCGGCACCTCCTCGTCCACGCGGTCCGCGGGCTCGAGCCCACAACGCTCGCGCCCTTGTCACACGTGCTTCGGCAGGAGACCCCCACGAGGCGCATCGGAGCCCTCGGCGGTCCGGTGCTTGAGGCCGAGCTGCGCCTCGGCCGGCCGAGCGTCATGGTCGCCGGGTCCCTCTATCCGGAGGTGACGGAGGCGGTGTCGTCCGCCTTCGGCGGCCCCGTCGTTCGCGTCTACGCGACGAACGACCTCACCGGCGTGGAGCTGGCGAGCGCGCTTATGGGTTGCCTCGCAGTGGGCGTCGGCTACGCGCAACAGCTCGGCTTGAGCGCGGGCATCATGGCCACGCTCATCACGCGCGGCGTCGAAGAGGCGGCACGCATCGCCGCCGCGGCCGGCGCCCGCGAGCGCACGCTCCTCGGTCTCGCGGGCACGGGCGATCTGCTCGCCTCCATCGGCCAAGAGGAGCGGCCCGAGGTCGTCTTCGGCCGGTCCCTCGCGGAGGGCCGCTCCGTGGACGCGGCGCGCGGCGACGCCAAGGCCTTCATCGAAGCCGAGGCGCTCATTCCCAAAGTCGCCGCTTGGGCCGAGGAGAGGCAGCTTGCTTGCCCGATCTTCCAAGGACTGGCCGAGCGCTTGCGAACGCCGGTCCCAGCAGAGGTCCTCGTGCAGAAGCTCATGGGTTCGCCGCGGGCCACGCTCGCGTAG
- a CDS encoding macro domain-containing protein — protein MPATILKGDIFGAADLRAYAHGCNCAGTMDAGIAVAFKKKWPRMFEDYAKRCADGRFNLGDVLVWTEGDETVYNLAIQEHWKKKATMAALSRAVRKMLELAEAAGVKRIGLPRIGAGLGGLDWPRVKSVLSQIGSETAIELVVFEQFIRDAKIPAEG, from the coding sequence ATGCCCGCAACGATCCTCAAGGGAGACATCTTTGGAGCGGCGGACCTTCGCGCCTATGCGCACGGTTGCAACTGCGCCGGCACGATGGACGCCGGCATTGCCGTGGCCTTCAAGAAGAAGTGGCCCCGCATGTTCGAGGACTACGCCAAGCGGTGCGCCGACGGCCGCTTCAACCTCGGCGACGTCTTGGTTTGGACCGAAGGCGACGAGACCGTCTACAACCTGGCGATTCAGGAGCACTGGAAGAAGAAGGCCACCATGGCCGCGCTCTCGCGGGCCGTTCGAAAAATGCTCGAGCTCGCGGAAGCGGCCGGCGTGAAGCGCATCGGCCTGCCCCGCATCGGCGCCGGGCTCGGCGGCCTCGACTGGCCCCGTGTGAAGAGCGTCCTTTCGCAGATCGGAAGCGAGACCGCCATCGAGTTGGTCGTCTTTGAGCAGTTCATCCGAGACGCAAAAATCCCCGCAGAGGGCTGA
- a CDS encoding YgiQ family radical SAM protein produces MSFVQLRNPRRQGPPPAASAKARRFLPTTRAEMKERGWDELDILIVTGDAYVDHPAFGPVLIARFLEGRGYKVGVIAQPAWTSPDDIARMGKPRLFVGIAAGNLDSMLNKLTAQKKIRSEDQYSPGGRTGLRPNRASLVYANLCRQAFPGTPVVLGGIEASLRRIAHYDYWADEVRRSILLDAKADLLVFGMGERAAWEIAQRLDAGEPVSALTDVRGTAHVKKNRREWEPLLAEASRYVTDGKLLVLPSYEEVKASKEAFAKMTRAFQYETNAHNGRPLLQVHGGEAVYFNPPALPLAEAEMDGLYDLPFLRVPHPSYKEPIPAYETVKHSIVTMRGCFGGCTFCSITEHEGRIIQSRSEASVLSEVRALTRMDGFRGTITDVGGPTANMYKMSCKDDETESRCRRLSCVHPGICENLKTDHDPLVKLLQAVREEPGIKRVYVASGVRYDLAERSPEFIRELAAHHTGGQLSVAPEHCSDDVLDKMKKPSVKSYERFAQAFCQASEDAGKEQYLVPYFITGHPGSTLEDTVELALWLRARGMRPRQVQDFIPTPMAVATCMYFTGIDPLSMSPVYSARDLREKRMMKALIFYWDKEHWPLAREALKKAGRKDLIGRGPSALVPPEYGAKVAGANRRRISRCEARGAEAQTTGRAIAEEHRANHGGWGVFLPPRTPPRPPGGGAPPRGGGGGGGGGKGGGGWGGGGGVGVGGPPAERGVPPKGTYAGVPRCLRGGGGGGGGGRRPAWGLRPVHPLLEQGSHRDQDDSGTDGGDHKEAIDWRVALLEERLEHAR; encoded by the coding sequence ATGTCGTTCGTCCAACTGCGCAATCCTCGTCGTCAGGGGCCGCCGCCCGCCGCATCGGCGAAGGCGCGCCGCTTCTTGCCCACCACGCGCGCCGAGATGAAAGAGCGCGGCTGGGACGAGCTCGACATCCTCATCGTCACCGGCGACGCGTACGTGGACCACCCGGCCTTCGGCCCCGTGCTCATCGCGCGCTTCCTCGAAGGTCGTGGCTACAAGGTTGGCGTCATCGCGCAACCGGCGTGGACGTCGCCCGACGACATCGCGCGCATGGGCAAGCCGCGGCTCTTCGTCGGCATCGCCGCCGGCAACCTCGACTCGATGCTCAACAAGCTGACGGCGCAAAAGAAGATCCGAAGCGAAGATCAATATTCGCCTGGCGGACGCACCGGCCTACGGCCCAATCGCGCCAGCCTCGTCTACGCGAACCTGTGTCGGCAAGCCTTCCCGGGAACGCCGGTGGTCCTTGGCGGCATCGAAGCGTCGCTTCGGCGCATCGCGCACTACGACTATTGGGCTGACGAAGTGCGTCGCTCCATCTTGCTCGACGCGAAGGCCGATCTCTTGGTCTTCGGCATGGGCGAGCGGGCTGCCTGGGAGATCGCCCAGAGGCTCGACGCCGGCGAGCCCGTGAGCGCCCTTACCGACGTTCGCGGCACAGCCCACGTGAAGAAGAATCGCCGCGAATGGGAGCCGCTCCTCGCGGAGGCGAGCCGCTACGTGACCGACGGCAAGCTCTTAGTGCTTCCCTCGTACGAAGAAGTGAAGGCAAGCAAAGAAGCCTTCGCGAAGATGACGCGCGCCTTCCAATACGAAACCAACGCGCACAACGGCCGACCGCTCCTGCAAGTGCACGGCGGCGAGGCCGTGTATTTCAACCCGCCGGCCTTGCCGCTCGCCGAAGCCGAGATGGATGGCCTCTACGATCTACCGTTTTTGCGGGTGCCGCATCCCAGCTACAAGGAGCCGATTCCGGCCTACGAGACCGTCAAGCACTCCATCGTCACGATGCGCGGATGTTTCGGCGGCTGCACCTTCTGCAGCATCACCGAACACGAGGGCCGCATCATCCAGAGCCGTTCCGAGGCGAGCGTCCTCTCCGAGGTTCGCGCGCTCACGCGCATGGATGGCTTCCGCGGCACCATCACCGATGTCGGCGGCCCCACGGCGAACATGTACAAGATGTCCTGCAAGGACGACGAGACCGAGAGTCGCTGCCGCCGCCTCTCGTGCGTTCATCCCGGGATCTGCGAGAACCTGAAGACCGATCACGACCCGCTCGTGAAGCTTCTGCAGGCCGTTCGCGAGGAGCCGGGCATCAAGCGCGTCTACGTTGCCTCCGGCGTTCGCTACGACCTCGCCGAGCGGAGCCCCGAGTTCATTCGCGAGCTGGCGGCGCACCACACCGGCGGGCAGCTCTCGGTCGCTCCCGAGCACTGCTCCGACGACGTGCTCGACAAGATGAAGAAGCCCAGCGTGAAGAGCTACGAGCGCTTCGCGCAGGCGTTCTGCCAAGCGAGTGAGGACGCGGGCAAGGAGCAATACCTCGTTCCGTATTTCATCACGGGGCACCCGGGCTCGACGCTTGAGGACACCGTCGAGCTGGCCTTGTGGCTAAGGGCCCGCGGCATGCGTCCCCGGCAAGTGCAGGACTTCATCCCGACGCCCATGGCCGTGGCCACGTGCATGTACTTTACCGGCATCGATCCGCTCAGCATGTCGCCGGTCTACTCGGCGCGCGATCTGCGGGAGAAGCGCATGATGAAGGCGCTCATCTTCTACTGGGACAAGGAGCACTGGCCCTTGGCCCGCGAGGCGCTCAAAAAGGCCGGCCGGAAGGATCTCATTGGCCGAGGCCCGAGCGCGCTTGTGCCGCCGGAGTACGGAGCCAAGGTCGCCGGGGCGAACCGGCGGCGGATATCGCGGTGTGAAGCCCGGGGCGCGGAAGCCCAAACTACCGGGCGCGCGATAGCCGAAGAGCACCGCGCCAATCACGGGGGGTGGGGGGTCTTCCTCCCCCCCCGCACCCCCCCCCGCCCCCCCGGGGGGGGGGCCCCCCCCCGGGGGGGGGGGGGGGGGGGGGGGGGGGGGAAAGGTGGGGGGGGCTGGGGGGGGGGGGGGGGGGTGGGGGTGGGGGGGCCTCCTGCTGAGCGGGGGGTGCCGCCGAAGGGCACCTATGCCGGGGTGCCGCGGTGCCTGCGGGGGGGGGGGGGGGGG